From one Dysidea avara chromosome 9, odDysAvar1.4, whole genome shotgun sequence genomic stretch:
- the LOC136266091 gene encoding annexin A7-like has translation MTTAPSPHEQGSGYPQQDPYSFSQSYPQQDPYSLDQKYPQQDPYSLNQLQKHPQQDAYSLNQLKERSPQQGHPPKQDHPPQQEYPPQQGYPLQQGYPPQHLPQQGYPPQQGYPPQQGYSQQYPQQQPSGGQQQQSTNVVVVTRQPQQQVIHVREKPKVNHTLHCLITFFIFAPWIFVWIILCIIYGV, from the coding sequence ctCCATCTCCACATGAGCAGGGATCTGGATATCCTCAACAAGATCCTTATTCCTTTTCTCAAAGCTATCCACAACAAGATCCATATTCTCTTGATCAAAAGTATCCTCAACAAGATCCATATTCTCTTAATCAGCTGCAAAAGCACCCTCAACAAGATGCATATTCTCTTAATCAGCTGAAGGAGCGTTCACCTCAACAAGGTCACCCTCCTAAGCAAGATCATCCTCCCCAGCAAGAGTATCCCCCTCAGCAAGGGTATCCCCTTCAGCAAGGGTATCCCCCTCAGCATCTTCCTCAGCAAGGGTATCCCCCTCAGCAGGGCTATCCACCTCAACAGGGATATTCCCAACAATACCCACAACAACAACCATCTGGAGgtcaacaacaacaaagtacCAATGTAGTTGTGGTGACACGGCAACCACAACAGCAAGTAATACATGTGAGGGAGAAACCTAAAGTCAATCACACGTTGCACTGTTTAATTACCTTCTTCATTTTCGCTCCATGGATTTTTGTTTGGATCATCTTGTGTATAATTTATGGAGTGTGA
- the LOC136267474 gene encoding thrombospondin-related anonymous protein-like, with amino-acid sequence MRTTRTSRTTGTSRTSSTIRTSRTSSTIRTSRTSSTIRTSRTTRTSRTTRASITMGITEPLEPREPAEPLEPAEPLEPREPAEPLEPVESEEPLELLEPGEPLKPAEPLEPAEPQKPAEPLETLEPAEPLEPAEPLELAEP; translated from the coding sequence atgagaaccacaagaaccagcagaaccactggaaccagcagaaccagtaGTActattagaaccagcagaaccagtaGTActattagaaccagcagaaccagtaGTActattagaaccagcagaaccactagaaccagcagaaccactagagcCAGCATAACCATGGGAATtacagaaccattagaaccacgagaaccagcagaaccactggaaccagcagaaccattagaaccacgagaaccagctgaaccactggaaccagtaGAATCAGaagaaccattagaactactagaGCCAGGCGAACCATtgaaaccagcagaaccactagaaccagcagaaccacaaaaaccagcagaaccattagaaacattagaaccagcagaaccactggaaccagcagaaccactagaactagcagaaccatga
- the LOC136267473 gene encoding collagen alpha-2(I) chain-like, which produces MRSHGSHDSAGSSGSAGSSSSAGSNVTAGSAGSSSSAGSCGSHGSSGSNGSAGSVVPVVLMFRGSTSSTGSSGSAGSSGSAGSNGSAGFNGSPGSSGSNGSTGSSGSAGSVVPVVLMVLLVPVVLMVLSCGSHGSAGSSSSNGSAGSSGSAGSSSSNGSAGSSGSAGSRGSNGSTGSAVPVVLMLLLVLVVLDSAGSNGSAGSHGSAGSTGSAGFNGSPGSSGSNGSTGSSGSAGSVVPMVLMVLLVPVVLMVLSRSSHASTGSSGSAGSSGSAGSNGSAGSHGSAGSSGSAGFNGSPGSAGSSGSTGSSGSAGSHGSAGSNGSVVPVVLMVLLVLVVLMVLSRGSHASTCSSGSAGSSGSAGSNGSAGSHGSAGSHGSAGSSGSAGFNGSPGSSGSNGSSSCGSHGSAGSPGYNGSVGTSSSAGSTSSTGSAGSHGSAGSSGSAGFNGSPGSSGSNGSSSCGSHGSAGSPGYNGSVGTSSSAGSTSSTGSAGSHGSAGSNGSSGSNSSNQQNHYIEPAEPLEPAEPLEPLEPCEPQEPVEPLELAEPLEPAEPLEPLEP; this is translated from the exons ATGCG TTCCCATGGTTCTCATgattctgctggttctagtggttctgctggttctagtagttctgctggttctaatgttactgctggttctgctggttccagtagTTCTGCTGGATCttgtggttctcatggttctagtggttccaatggttctgctggttctgtagttcccgtggttctcatg TTCCGTGGTTCTACTAGTTCtactggttctagtggttctgctggttccagtggttctgctggttctaatggttctgctggtttcaATGGTTCtcctggttctagtggttctaatggttctactggttccagtggttctgctggttctgtagttcccgtggttctcatggttctgctggttccagtggttctaatggttct TTCctgtggttctcatggttctgctggttctagtagttctaatggttctgctggttccagtggttctgctggttctagtagttctaatggttctgctggttccagtggttctgctggttctcgtggttctaatggttctactggttctgcAGTTCCGGTGGTTCTCATGCTTCtactggttctagtggttct tgattctgctggttctaatggttctgctggttctcatggttctgctggttctactggttctgcTGGTTTCAATGGTTCtcctggttctagtggttctaatggttctactggttccagtggttctgctggttctgtagttcccatggttctcatggttctgctggttccagtggttctaatggttct TTCCCGTAGTTCTCATGCTTCtactggttctagtggttctgctggttccagtggttctgctggttctaatggttctgctggttctcatggttctgctggttctagtggttctgctggttttAATGGTTCTcctggttctgctggttctagtggttccactggttccagtggttctgctggttctcatggttctgctggttctaatggttctgtaGTTCctgtggttctcatggttctgctggttctagtagttctaatggttct TTCCCGTGGTTCTCATGCTTCTACttgttctagtggttctgctggttccagtggttctgctggttctaatggttctgctggttctcatggttctgctggttctcatggttctgctggttctagtggttctgctggtttcaATGGTTCtcctggttctagtggttctaatggttccag TTCctgtggttctcatggttctgctggttctcctGGTTATAATGGTTCTGTTGGTACCAgtagttctgctggttctacTAGTTCtactggttctgctggttctcatggttctgctggttctagtggttctgctggtttcaATGGTTCtcctggttctagtggttctaatggttccag TTCctgtggttctcatggttctgctggttctcctGGTTATAATGGTTCTGTTGGTACCAgtagttctgctggttctacTAGTTCtactggttctgctggttctcatggttctgctggttctaatggttctagtggttctaatagttct aaccagcagaaccactatatagaaccagcagaaccattggaaccagcagaaccattggaaccactagaaccatgtGAACCAcaagaaccagtagaaccactggaactagCAGAACCattggaaccagcagaaccattggaaccactagaaccatga